DNA sequence from the Clostridia bacterium genome:
TTGATGAACTTGCGGCATATGGATGTGTAGGGCTCGCCGAGCGCGTAGGGCTCCTGTGGCGCTGACCGGATCATGGAGTGATTTCTGAAGAGGGGAACAAAGGCGCCAAGCTGTGTCCAGCGCGTTACGAGCTCCGGATCGGAATCGCCCATGAATCCTCCCACGTCAGACCCTACTAACGATACTCCCGACATGCTCATGTTCAGGCACATCGGAACAGATGTGAGAAGGTGCTCCCACCAGCTGGAGTTGTCGCCAGTCCATACACAGGCGTCTCGCTGTATCCCACCGCAGCCTGCCCTGGTGATGATGAACGGCCTCACAATCGGAAGGAGAGTTCGGAATGCCTCCTGGGTGGCCTTCGCCATGAGATTTCCGTAAGCGTTATGCACATGGCAGTGGGCGACCTCCGAACCTGGCTCGCCATGGAGGGCGTCAAGGTCCATTGTCTTCGACTCAGTATCAAAGCAGGCCGGCTCGTTCATGTCGTTCCATATTCCGCGAACTCCTGCGCCAAACAGCGTGGCGTGATTACCGGCCCACCATTCTCTCACGTCTGCACGGGCGAAATCCGGGAAGGCCACAACGCCAGGCCACACGGCGCCGTGGAATTCGGTCCCATCAGGTCTCTTGACGTAGCACCCTCTTGATTTGCCCTCTCTGTACACCTTGCTCTTCGGATCCACCTTCACCCCTGGGTCGACTATTGTGACCACATTGAACCCCTCGTAGGCCAGTTCATCCACAAGACTCTTGGGGTCAGGAAACGTCTCGGGGTCGAACGTGAACACGCGGAATCCGTCCATGTAGTCGATGTCTAGGTATATCGCATCGCACGGGATATCCGACCTGCGAAACGCGCGGGCGACATCAAGCACCTGGCTTGCGGGGTTATAGCTGAACCGGCACTGGTGGTAGCCCAAGGCCCATAACGGAGGGAGCTGCATTCGGCCGGTGAGGTCGGAATATCGGCGCACCACGTCCGGCATCGCGGGGCCAGAGAAGAAGTAGTAGTCCAGCTCATTCTCGAACGCGCCGAACCAGTACTCCCCAGGGTCGACATCAGGGATCACCTGCTCCGGCAGGTCAATCCTAGAGTGAAACGGCGCAGGCGACGGTTTGCCCATGTTGAATGTGGATCTGGCGGCTGTATCCAGGAAGATCCCGTAGAACGATCCTTTGGAGAATCCGATGAAGAACGGGATCGACATGTAGAGTGGATCTGTGTCGGGGTTGTGGGGGTTGACATCTGTGTTCCACATCATCATGGCTGAACCGCGCTTGTCGAGGAACCCCATCTTCTCGCCGAAGCCGTAGAAGTGGGAGTCAGGGGCAAACGACTTGAAACAGCCTGCACCGCCCGCATGCCAGCCCATGCCGGAATCCTCGGAGTCGGCGCATATGAGGCTGCCGTCAGGACGGCGGAACACGATGCGAAGTGGGTTCTTTTCGATCTCCACCTCTACCTTTCCAGTAGAAAGGCGCGCAGACTCCGGGCCATCCTCGACGATCACGTTCACAGTGGGCCACGCAGCGTCCTCCACGGAGAACGATCCGGCTGCACTGCCATGACTGGGCAGCCCGTTCTGCAGGTAGGTCATGTGAACGCGTATGAGATCCTCTGTGATGGCCGTGACTTCGATGTGCGACTCAGGAGCCTCGAGGACGATCCCGGCGGCGGTCGTCGAGGAGCGTGCAATAGGTCCAACGCGGGCGAATCCAATGTGCGGCATGGCATACCCTCCAAGCATCACCTGAAAAACGATGAGAATGGCATATTCTTTGGTAATTCGAGAACGCTCAGCATAACCCTTCCGCAGGGCAAGCCGCAGGAGGTTCACTGAGATGAAAGAATGGACCGTCTTGATTCACCTCCTGGTCACTTTGTCTGCAGCCTTCACGCTTCGCTGGACTACAATTGGCCATCCACGGCATCAGGACGTGTTTTGAGGGCGTGCGGAGCTATCCTGAGCCCAGGTTTTCCATATTCTGGCCGCAGTTTCTGAGCGATACGGAGGTCACCGACGGGTGAGTGACGCTGGGTGGATACTTGCGGTTCAGCTTCTGCTCTTTGGTGGAGTGATATTGACCACCCGTTGGAGCAATCTGGACCATCTCTCCGGACGAGTCATCAAGCAAGGCTGGGCGCCTCAGTGTTTCCGGGCACATGGCGTGCGACTGAGAGCATCTGGAGCGCATTCAGTGAAAATGCAAGGCCTTTTCCGTCAGGATGACGTCCCCCTTGTTCATAGGGGACATTATCTCAGTCGCGCTCAAGGAGGACAATATCACAGACGCATAACAGGCCTGCGCGGTAGCAATTGAACGCACCTGTAAGGTATGCTATACTAAATCGGTCGTATTTTCGAGGCGAGCATGTTCCTCGGAGGTGAAGAGGTTGAAGGATAACATCCATCCCAAGTTCTACATCACAAAGGTCACCTGCGCTTGCGGCGCGACATTCGAGACGGGGGCCACCAGGGAGAACCTAAGAGTCGACATATGCTCCAAGTGCCATCCGTTCTCAACGGGCATCCAGAGGATCGTCGACACCGGCGGTCGTGTGGAGAAGTTCCGAAAGAAACACAACCTCTAGTCGATTCTTGCTTGGGGGCGGTTCCACTACATGGCGTGGGGCC
Encoded proteins:
- the rpmE gene encoding 50S ribosomal protein L31, with protein sequence MKDNIHPKFYITKVTCACGATFETGATRENLRVDICSKCHPFSTGIQRIVDTGGRVEKFRKKHNL
- a CDS encoding glycoside hydrolase family 31 protein; protein product: MPHIGFARVGPIARSSTTAAGIVLEAPESHIEVTAITEDLIRVHMTYLQNGLPSHGSAAGSFSVEDAAWPTVNVIVEDGPESARLSTGKVEVEIEKNPLRIVFRRPDGSLICADSEDSGMGWHAGGAGCFKSFAPDSHFYGFGEKMGFLDKRGSAMMMWNTDVNPHNPDTDPLYMSIPFFIGFSKGSFYGIFLDTAARSTFNMGKPSPAPFHSRIDLPEQVIPDVDPGEYWFGAFENELDYYFFSGPAMPDVVRRYSDLTGRMQLPPLWALGYHQCRFSYNPASQVLDVARAFRRSDIPCDAIYLDIDYMDGFRVFTFDPETFPDPKSLVDELAYEGFNVVTIVDPGVKVDPKSKVYREGKSRGCYVKRPDGTEFHGAVWPGVVAFPDFARADVREWWAGNHATLFGAGVRGIWNDMNEPACFDTESKTMDLDALHGEPGSEVAHCHVHNAYGNLMAKATQEAFRTLLPIVRPFIITRAGCGGIQRDACVWTGDNSSWWEHLLTSVPMCLNMSMSGVSLVGSDVGGFMGDSDPELVTRWTQLGAFVPLFRNHSMIRSAPQEPYALGEPYTSICRKFIKLRYRLIPYLYTLMRQCAEDGTPVMRPMVYEFPADERAHTMYDQYMLGRDIMVAPVYQPGAEHRIVYFPEGRWGELLTGQVFTSVGEHLLIDSPIDRIPVFLREGAVLPWGRQMNHVRERVQAIEIADLFPSASIPRGQFSMYVDDGASLDYRKGEFGFIDLSYALSECGTITADIRSRDENYPCTRPLGVIRVWDRPGPPARITVNGKRLAEIPNMQELASGTPGYFYDSSCRRLSIGVHAPASTLSILIEQ